One part of the Vicinamibacteria bacterium genome encodes these proteins:
- a CDS encoding protein-L-isoaspartate(D-aspartate) O-methyltransferase, translating into MNGSGNGDGLLGDVMAARRAHMVRDQLVARDIRDRRVLGAMSRVERHRFVPGDQLDCAYRDHPVTIGFEQTLSQPYIVALMTQSLALTGAERVLEIGTGSGYQTAILAELARAVYTIEIVSELSARAQKLITSLGYHNVRFRLGNGREGWSEEAPFDAILVAAAPEAVPVALIEQVGPGGRLVIPVGPAHEQELELHVRENHDWRVTKLGAVRFVPLI; encoded by the coding sequence ATGAACGGATCGGGCAACGGTGATGGGCTTCTCGGCGACGTCATGGCCGCCCGCCGGGCCCATATGGTCCGAGACCAGCTCGTGGCGAGAGACATCCGGGATCGTCGCGTACTCGGTGCGATGAGCCGAGTCGAGCGTCACCGATTCGTTCCCGGGGATCAGCTCGACTGCGCCTATCGCGACCATCCCGTCACGATCGGGTTCGAGCAGACGCTCTCACAACCCTACATCGTGGCTTTGATGACCCAGTCGCTGGCGCTCACCGGTGCGGAGCGAGTACTCGAGATTGGAACCGGCTCAGGCTATCAGACCGCGATTCTCGCCGAGCTCGCCCGGGCGGTCTACACCATCGAGATCGTCTCCGAGCTCTCGGCCCGGGCCCAGAAACTCATCACCTCGCTCGGCTATCACAACGTGCGCTTCAGGCTCGGTAACGGCCGAGAGGGCTGGAGCGAGGAGGCGCCGTTCGACGCCATCCTCGTCGCGGCGGCCCCGGAGGCGGTTCCGGTCGCGCTCATCGAACAGGTGGGCCCCGGAGGACGGCTCGTGATTCCCGTCGGTCCGGCTCACGAGCAGGAGCTCGAGCTCCACGTGCGAGAGAACCATGATTGGCGCGTCACGAAACTGGGCGCCGTCCGCTTCGTCCCGTTGATCTAG
- the tatC gene encoding twin-arginine translocase subunit TatC, with product MAQPARLPAPEESSADKMTFLEHLDELRRRIIFAILSLAVAFVACFTFSTQIFDFLMGPMKMALPPGGELIAIAVPEIFVLHLKMSFFVAILVASPAWLTQIWLFIAPGLYANEKKFAVPFIFFGSAFFILGAVFSHYVVFPTAVNFLTTFGSEDIQVKPSVSQVFSFYARVILGTGAVFQIPTVVLLLARMGIVSAAFLWRNFKYAVLVIFIVAAVMTPPDVVTQILLAFPMVALYLFSIGVAWIVGRDRQKPDGKD from the coding sequence ATGGCCCAACCCGCTCGGCTTCCCGCCCCCGAAGAGAGCTCCGCGGACAAGATGACGTTCCTGGAGCATCTCGACGAGCTCCGGCGCCGCATCATCTTCGCGATCCTGAGCCTCGCCGTGGCGTTCGTCGCTTGCTTCACGTTCTCGACCCAGATATTCGATTTCCTCATGGGGCCGATGAAAATGGCTCTGCCTCCCGGGGGGGAGCTCATTGCCATAGCGGTTCCGGAGATCTTCGTCCTCCACCTGAAAATGTCGTTCTTCGTAGCCATCCTGGTGGCTTCACCCGCCTGGCTCACGCAGATCTGGCTCTTCATCGCGCCCGGTCTGTACGCGAACGAAAAGAAGTTCGCCGTGCCCTTCATCTTCTTCGGAAGCGCCTTCTTCATTCTGGGCGCGGTCTTCAGCCACTATGTGGTGTTCCCGACGGCGGTGAACTTCCTGACGACCTTCGGCAGCGAGGACATTCAAGTGAAGCCTTCGGTGTCGCAGGTATTCTCGTTCTATGCGAGGGTCATCCTGGGAACGGGGGCCGTTTTCCAGATCCCCACCGTCGTACTGCTGCTCGCGCGCATGGGAATCGTGAGCGCCGCTTTTCTTTGGCGCAATTTCAAGTACGCCGTTCTCGTCATCTTCATCGTGGCCGCGGTCATGACTCCTCCCGACGTCGTGACCCAGATCCTTCTCGCTTTCCCCATGGTCGCGCTCTATCTCTTTTCCATAGGTGTCGCCTGGATCGTGGGAAGGGATCGACAGAAACCGGATGGAAAGGACTAG
- the aroB gene encoding 3-dehydroquinate synthase, producing the protein MAPPKSDAQELHDESDPYPVLLGSGLIGEIGRLALALWPRSRIAVVTQRRVARLHGGRLFASLSRARRDVVPLYMPEGEERKNLNTVSAIYDRLISSRFTRDDAILAFGGGAVGDTAGFVAATFLRGIAFAQVPTTLLAQIDSAIGAKVGVNHPQGKNLIGTVYRPSAVWIDPGLLSTLPDRDFRSGLFELLKYGFIGRPQLLRRMASKQLRVGDRALVDSIAEAVRQKLAVVREDEREQGLRRILNFGHTIGHGLEAASDYRKLTHGEAVGWGMIGAVGIGMRLGRLDPDLGRKLEGAIRNVGPLPPLRGLSKKRVLDAISRDKKAGSQGLRFVLPVGFGRVEIVDSFPLGEIARSLETLGVG; encoded by the coding sequence ATGGCGCCACCGAAGAGTGACGCGCAGGAGCTGCACGACGAGTCCGACCCCTATCCGGTGCTGCTCGGCTCCGGGCTCATAGGGGAGATCGGGCGCCTCGCGCTAGCCTTGTGGCCTCGATCCCGCATCGCCGTCGTCACCCAGCGGCGGGTGGCTAGACTGCACGGCGGCCGTCTGTTCGCAAGCCTTTCTCGCGCTCGGCGGGACGTGGTGCCGCTGTACATGCCGGAAGGTGAGGAACGGAAGAACCTGAATACAGTGTCTGCGATCTACGATCGGCTCATCTCGTCCCGATTCACGCGAGACGACGCCATCCTCGCCTTCGGAGGCGGTGCCGTCGGAGATACCGCCGGGTTCGTTGCCGCGACGTTCTTGCGAGGTATCGCCTTCGCGCAGGTTCCGACGACGCTCCTCGCACAGATCGATAGCGCGATTGGCGCCAAAGTGGGCGTGAATCACCCGCAGGGCAAGAACCTCATTGGAACGGTGTATCGCCCGAGTGCGGTCTGGATCGATCCTGGGCTTCTGAGCACCCTTCCGGATCGTGATTTCCGCTCGGGACTCTTCGAGCTTCTGAAGTACGGGTTCATCGGACGGCCTCAACTCTTGAGACGCATGGCGTCGAAGCAACTCCGGGTCGGGGATCGCGCGCTCGTCGATTCGATCGCCGAGGCGGTGCGCCAGAAGCTAGCAGTCGTTCGCGAGGATGAGCGCGAGCAGGGTCTTCGCCGCATCCTCAACTTCGGCCATACCATCGGGCACGGCCTCGAAGCGGCTTCCGATTATCGCAAGTTGACGCACGGCGAAGCCGTCGGGTGGGGCATGATCGGCGCGGTGGGAATCGGAATGCGTCTCGGCCGTCTGGATCCGGACCTCGGCAGAAAGCTCGAGGGCGCCATCCGGAACGTCGGCCCGCTTCCGCCTCTCCGCGGTCTATCGAAAAAACGCGTGCTCGATGCCATCTCCCGGGACAAGAAAGCGGGATCCCAGGGGCTCCGGTTCGTCCTTCCCGTTGGTTTCGGTCGGGTCGAGATCGTGGACTCCTTTCCGCTGGGGGAGATAGCCCGCTCGCTGGAGACGCTCGGGGTAGGTTGA
- a CDS encoding prepilin-type N-terminal cleavage/methylation domain-containing protein, with amino-acid sequence MKNNSMWGHRGGARASAQGFTLVEVLVSILVTLAVMAAVFGLLTRGQRSFQREPEVADLQQNARSALDMVSKDILQAGAGLPPEFPAFSRINGAGNQSPTDVLELIGTFQYAGNVFLGPEPVARLEGDDVVLVANTTNLNVDEMVVLYNDVPHDDRGGRTVQWAMARVTAVNEDATNPTFEARVTLDYGSFDPAYSNHLGGDGNAPIPVDFEPRPEFAQVSKITPVSVVRYSTRTDDPALYNGPPPQVLMRDVDFQNQPRPVGYLDDFEIAYVIGVAAPFEQDDPPNPVLDIAQGTPLTSENMLSSVRVTITARSVSSNMEGASQGPSPGIEDNFIRKTFSTNVNPRNVSAGLDTRSVTTP; translated from the coding sequence ATGAAGAACAACAGCATGTGGGGGCATAGGGGCGGAGCTCGCGCTTCGGCCCAAGGATTTACGCTCGTCGAGGTACTCGTCTCGATCCTCGTGACGCTCGCCGTCATGGCGGCCGTCTTCGGTCTGCTCACGCGCGGCCAGCGATCCTTTCAGCGGGAGCCCGAGGTCGCCGACCTTCAACAAAACGCCCGGTCCGCTCTCGACATGGTGTCGAAGGACATCTTGCAGGCGGGAGCAGGACTACCTCCCGAGTTCCCGGCGTTCTCCAGGATCAACGGCGCCGGGAATCAGAGCCCCACGGATGTCCTCGAGCTCATCGGGACTTTTCAATATGCGGGTAACGTGTTTCTCGGACCGGAACCGGTCGCCCGGCTCGAGGGAGACGATGTCGTCCTGGTTGCCAACACGACGAATCTGAACGTCGACGAAATGGTCGTCCTCTACAACGATGTGCCGCACGACGACCGAGGCGGAAGGACGGTTCAGTGGGCCATGGCCCGAGTGACAGCCGTCAACGAGGACGCCACCAATCCCACCTTTGAGGCCCGGGTCACACTCGACTACGGGTCGTTCGACCCCGCCTACAGCAATCATCTAGGAGGAGACGGCAACGCGCCCATCCCCGTAGACTTCGAGCCGAGGCCGGAATTCGCTCAAGTTTCCAAGATCACTCCCGTGTCAGTCGTTCGGTATTCCACGCGAACCGACGACCCGGCGCTCTACAACGGCCCGCCGCCCCAGGTGCTCATGCGCGACGTCGATTTTCAGAACCAGCCGAGGCCGGTCGGCTATCTCGACGACTTCGAGATCGCTTACGTCATCGGCGTCGCCGCACCATTCGAGCAGGACGATCCTCCCAACCCCGTGCTGGACATCGCTCAGGGAACGCCGCTGACTTCCGAGAACATGCTCTCGAGCGTGAGGGTTACGATTACCGCGCGGTCGGTCTCTTCGAACATGGAGGGAGCGTCCCAAGGCCCGAGTCCGGGAATCGAGGACAATTTCATTCGCAAGACGTTCTCGACGAACGTGAACCCGCGTAACGTCAGTGCCGGCCTCGACACCCGATCGGTGACCACTCCCTGA
- the argF gene encoding ornithine carbamoyltransferase, with amino-acid sequence MNEPRNLISLRDFTSKDVVEIFRLASDMKKSGAKYRETLSGKTLALLFQKPSTRTRVSFQVAMAQLGGVAIPLRDSDLQLSRGESLGDTARVLSAYTQGIVGRMGSHSDLVELAKHSTVPVINGLTDLLHPCQALADYFTLTEKKGPLHGRKFAYIGDGNNMCHSLLYGATRVGMNIAVATPAGYEPKSIILKSVNREAKHAGIDVVLTEDPSAAAEGADAVYTDTWLSMGRESEEAERLSAFRGYQVDANLMRKAQSDALFMHCLPAHRGQEVAADVIDGAQSVVWLQAENRLHVQKAILYLLMRA; translated from the coding sequence TTGAACGAACCCAGGAACCTCATCTCGCTCCGCGATTTCACCTCCAAGGACGTAGTCGAGATCTTCAGGCTCGCCTCCGATATGAAGAAGTCCGGCGCAAAATACCGGGAGACCCTGTCGGGCAAGACGCTCGCCCTCCTTTTTCAGAAACCGTCCACTCGAACGCGGGTCTCGTTTCAGGTCGCAATGGCCCAGCTCGGAGGGGTGGCAATCCCGTTGAGAGACTCCGACCTTCAGCTCAGTCGCGGGGAGAGCCTCGGTGATACCGCGCGCGTTCTCTCGGCCTACACCCAGGGGATCGTGGGGAGGATGGGCTCCCACAGCGATCTCGTCGAGCTTGCGAAACATTCCACGGTTCCGGTCATCAACGGCCTTACCGACCTGCTCCATCCATGCCAGGCGCTCGCGGACTACTTTACTCTGACCGAGAAGAAGGGCCCTCTCCACGGTCGGAAGTTCGCCTATATCGGCGACGGAAACAACATGTGCCATTCGCTCCTCTACGGAGCCACCCGAGTCGGGATGAACATCGCGGTGGCAACCCCCGCCGGCTACGAGCCCAAGTCCATCATCCTGAAGAGCGTGAACCGCGAGGCCAAGCATGCGGGCATCGACGTCGTCCTGACGGAGGATCCATCCGCGGCGGCCGAAGGGGCCGACGCCGTCTATACCGACACGTGGTTGTCGATGGGGCGCGAGTCGGAGGAGGCCGAGCGCCTCTCCGCGTTTCGCGGTTATCAGGTGGACGCGAACCTCATGCGAAAGGCGCAATCCGATGCGCTCTTCATGCACTGTCTGCCCGCGCACCGTGGTCAGGAGGTTGCCGCGGACGTCATCGATGGAGCCCAGAGCGTGGTCTGGCTTCAGGCCGAAAATCGCCTGCACGTGCAGAAGGCCATCCTCTATCTTCTGATGCGAGCTTGA
- a CDS encoding sigma-54 dependent transcriptional regulator — MPALETENQPARASAGADVLVVEDRDSLRTMLRRTLAAQGYRVLDARTVSEARRLLGSSRISVVLTDLRLPGGGSGRDVLAAAREADPNVPVIVMTAYGSVEDAVSAMKEGAFDFLAKPVDTDHLLVITERAVNQRRLLMENLILKEEYAARFGFPEIVGEHPALQSASIALQRAAGSDTTVLLLGESGTGKELFARALHHLGNRRDGPFIAINCAAIPGELLENELFGHEKGAYTGATSRKLGKLELASGGTVLLDEIGELPLALQSKLLRVLQERSFERVGGTATLNVDVRLVAATNRDLRRAVAAVEFREDLYFRISVFPVTIPALRERASDIPMLARYYVDRLCKEMNKARIAIPPECIDLLVAYEWPGNVRELANCLERAVILCDGDELRPEQLGLGVAAARHDTAGLDLEGSLSDVSRRAARRAERAKILQVLNAVGFDRAQAAEHLDISGKTLLHKLREYGLEGALSASTGTT, encoded by the coding sequence ATGCCGGCTCTGGAAACCGAGAACCAGCCCGCGCGAGCGAGTGCGGGCGCAGATGTCCTCGTGGTGGAGGATCGCGATTCACTGCGAACGATGCTTCGCCGGACCTTGGCGGCCCAGGGGTATCGCGTCCTGGACGCCAGGACTGTTAGCGAGGCTCGTCGCCTGCTCGGCTCGTCTCGCATCTCGGTCGTCCTGACCGACCTCCGCCTTCCCGGGGGCGGGAGCGGGCGCGATGTGCTCGCGGCGGCGCGAGAGGCCGATCCGAACGTGCCCGTCATCGTCATGACGGCCTACGGCTCGGTCGAAGACGCGGTGTCCGCCATGAAAGAGGGGGCATTCGATTTTCTGGCGAAGCCCGTGGACACGGACCACCTCCTCGTGATCACCGAGCGAGCCGTTAACCAGCGTAGGCTCTTGATGGAGAACCTCATTCTCAAGGAGGAGTACGCGGCGCGGTTCGGATTTCCCGAGATCGTGGGCGAGCACCCGGCACTCCAGAGCGCGAGCATTGCGCTACAACGAGCCGCCGGTTCCGACACCACCGTGCTGCTGCTCGGGGAGAGTGGAACCGGCAAGGAACTGTTCGCCAGAGCGCTCCACCATCTGGGGAATCGGCGCGATGGCCCGTTCATCGCAATCAACTGCGCCGCCATTCCCGGGGAGCTGCTCGAGAACGAGCTCTTTGGCCACGAGAAGGGTGCCTATACGGGAGCGACTAGCCGAAAGCTCGGGAAGCTGGAGCTGGCTTCGGGCGGAACCGTGCTGCTCGACGAGATCGGTGAGCTCCCCTTGGCGCTTCAGTCGAAGCTTCTCCGGGTGCTCCAGGAGCGCTCTTTCGAACGGGTCGGTGGGACGGCAACGCTGAACGTGGACGTCCGGCTCGTGGCCGCGACGAATCGAGACCTCAGGCGAGCGGTGGCGGCCGTCGAGTTTCGCGAGGATCTCTATTTCCGAATTTCGGTATTCCCCGTTACCATACCCGCGCTCCGAGAACGAGCGAGTGACATCCCGATGTTGGCACGGTACTACGTGGACCGCTTGTGTAAAGAGATGAACAAAGCTCGAATCGCCATTCCTCCCGAGTGTATCGATCTCCTCGTGGCCTACGAGTGGCCCGGAAACGTGAGAGAGCTGGCCAACTGTCTCGAACGGGCGGTGATCCTCTGCGACGGCGACGAGCTCAGGCCGGAACAGCTGGGGTTGGGAGTGGCCGCCGCTCGCCATGACACCGCCGGCCTCGACTTGGAGGGGAGCCTTTCCGACGTGAGCCGAAGGGCGGCGAGACGGGCGGAAAGAGCCAAGATCTTGCAGGTGCTGAACGCGGTGGGTTTCGACCGGGCGCAAGCGGCCGAGCATCTCGATATCAGCGGCAAGACTCTCCTCCATAAACTGCGGGAGTACGGCCTGGAAGGGGCCCTGTCCGCGAGCACCGGTACGACATAG
- the ubiE gene encoding bifunctional demethylmenaquinone methyltransferase/2-methoxy-6-polyprenyl-1,4-benzoquinol methylase UbiE, with amino-acid sequence MPEASAIRSMFESVAPRYDLLNRVLSLGIDRSWRRRVVRMLGLKPQHRVLDLCCGTGDLALEIAPHASCIGCDFTWSMLRRARVKATRQTRRLHLAVADALELPFAEASFDRVTVAFGVRNLEDMGEGFREMLRVLEPGGVLAILEFSQPTAPWLRAPYRFYLDRLLPSVGQLLSRRGDAYRYLAESIAGFPEPTVLTSILEKAGFNEVGFVRLTGGIVAVHRARKPYSK; translated from the coding sequence ATGCCCGAGGCGTCCGCTATCCGCAGCATGTTCGAGAGCGTGGCACCCCGTTACGACCTGCTGAATCGAGTGTTGAGCCTCGGAATCGATCGCAGCTGGCGGCGAAGGGTCGTGCGGATGCTCGGGCTGAAGCCGCAACATCGGGTCCTGGACCTCTGCTGCGGCACCGGTGACCTGGCGCTCGAGATCGCGCCCCATGCTTCCTGTATCGGCTGCGACTTCACCTGGAGCATGCTCCGACGCGCGAGAGTCAAAGCGACCCGCCAGACCCGCCGACTCCACCTGGCCGTAGCCGACGCTCTCGAGCTACCCTTCGCCGAGGCTTCCTTCGACCGCGTGACCGTCGCCTTCGGCGTCAGAAATCTCGAAGATATGGGCGAGGGTTTCCGGGAGATGCTCCGCGTCCTGGAACCTGGGGGCGTTCTTGCCATCCTCGAGTTTTCCCAGCCGACCGCGCCCTGGCTCCGAGCGCCGTACCGGTTCTATTTGGACCGCTTGCTCCCGTCCGTCGGCCAGCTGCTCAGCCGACGTGGCGATGCCTATCGCTACCTGGCTGAATCGATCGCTGGGTTTCCCGAGCCCACCGTTCTGACGTCGATCCTGGAAAAAGCTGGCTTCAACGAGGTCGGTTTCGTGCGGTTGACCGGGGGAATCGTCGCCGTCCACCGCGCCCGAAAGCCTTACTCCAAATAG